The following coding sequences are from one Nicotiana tabacum cultivar K326 chromosome 1, ASM71507v2, whole genome shotgun sequence window:
- the LOC142164900 gene encoding uncharacterized protein LOC142164900, translated as MEGRSKMLDKANQLQWIKGFNVDTNIGNSITMSHLLYADDTLIFCQPVTSQLLYLNLTLLLFEALSGLHITVLKSIMYLVNDVPNLEELSNIMGCTIGSLPTTYLGLFLGARYKNTEIWNGIIRKFEKAAVSFHGRETNSHQ; from the coding sequence ATGGAAGGACGGAGCAAAATGCTGGATAAGGCCAATCAGTTACAGTGGATTAAGGGCTTCAATGTGGATACTAATATCGGGAACTCGATCACAATGTCACATTTGCTATATGCTGATGATACACTAATCTTTTGTCAGCCTGTTACATCACAACTACTGTATCTGAATTTGACACTTCTCCTCTTTGAAGCACTATCAGGTTTACATATCACCGTGTTGAAAAGTATCATGTACCTAGTTAATGATGTGCCTAACCTAGAAGAACTGTCCAACATTATGGGTTGTACAATTGGGTCACTCCCTACCACGTATCTAGGTCTCTTCCTTGGTGCCAGatacaagaacactgaaatctgGAATGGGATCATTAGAAAGTTTGAAAAGGCTGCAGTATCTTTCCATGGGAGGGAGACTAACTCTCATCAATAG